From Granulicella cerasi, a single genomic window includes:
- a CDS encoding PilN domain-containing protein, translating into MKVQVNLATRPFVELRPFFLRLRIVMGALGVLVIALGIWAHVQSKKLQRAEQQIAAVQASTNKVQSEKVAAENRMKLPQNAAVLDRAHFLNQLFLRKSFSWTAVMMDLETVLPTGVQVTAIEPQVSQEGDVIIRLRVAGDRDRAVLLVRNLERSKRFLQPRLSGEATQSKEAGRSGAPVNPAVPAGVEFDILANYNPLPTNEPFRFTKAKTDSSTPGVTDVPVAAGHGPTRHVGNHRDGIVLKPFVPPARPVQGGAR; encoded by the coding sequence ATGAAGGTTCAAGTCAATCTCGCAACACGTCCGTTTGTTGAGCTGCGGCCATTCTTTCTGCGCCTGCGCATCGTCATGGGCGCGCTCGGCGTGCTGGTGATCGCGCTGGGTATCTGGGCGCATGTGCAGTCGAAGAAGCTGCAGCGCGCCGAGCAGCAGATCGCCGCGGTGCAGGCCTCGACGAACAAGGTGCAGAGCGAAAAGGTCGCGGCGGAGAACCGCATGAAGCTGCCGCAGAACGCTGCGGTGCTCGACCGCGCGCACTTCCTCAATCAGCTTTTCCTCCGCAAGAGCTTCTCCTGGACCGCGGTGATGATGGACCTGGAAACCGTGTTGCCGACCGGGGTGCAGGTGACGGCGATCGAGCCGCAGGTTTCGCAGGAAGGCGATGTGATCATCCGCCTGCGCGTGGCGGGTGACCGCGACCGCGCGGTACTGCTCGTCCGTAACCTCGAACGCTCGAAGCGCTTCCTGCAGCCGCGTCTGAGCGGTGAAGCGACGCAGTCGAAGGAAGCTGGACGCAGCGGTGCGCCGGTGAACCCGGCCGTGCCTGCGGGCGTCGAGTTCGACATCCTCGCCAACTACAATCCGTTGCCGACGAATGAGCCTTTCCGCTTTACGAAGGCGAAGACTGATAGCAGCACGCCGGGCGTAACGGATGTCCCGGTCGCTGCGGGCCATGGGCCGACGCGTCATGTGGGCAATCACCGCGATGGCATCGTGCTGAAGCCGTTCGTTCCGCCGGCACGACCGGTGCAGGGAGGTGCGCGATGA
- a CDS encoding DUF6677 family protein, whose product MATESQQIAQRIPGEKSSLPTLALIAGWLIPGAGHLVVRKPIRAALLFVSILGMFVVGLSLQGKVYSFGTDSIIDKLCFVAQLGLGVLFGIAKGAGWGASSAVNTMADYGGKFLIAGGLLNVIAAVDALSLANGRKAS is encoded by the coding sequence ATGGCCACTGAATCGCAGCAGATCGCTCAACGTATTCCGGGCGAAAAATCCTCGCTTCCCACGCTTGCCCTGATCGCGGGCTGGCTGATCCCCGGCGCAGGACACCTCGTCGTTCGCAAGCCGATTCGCGCGGCGCTGCTCTTCGTCTCCATTCTCGGCATGTTCGTCGTGGGGCTCTCGCTACAAGGCAAGGTCTACTCGTTCGGCACGGACTCCATCATCGATAAGCTCTGCTTCGTCGCACAGCTTGGGCTCGGCGTGCTCTTTGGCATTGCCAAGGGTGCGGGCTGGGGAGCTTCCTCGGCTGTGAATACGATGGCTGACTACGGCGGCAAGTTCCTCATTGCCGGTGGTCTGCTGAACGTGATCGCCGCCGTAGACGCTCTTTCGCTGGCCAACGGAAGGAAGGCGTCCTAA
- a CDS encoding alpha/beta fold hydrolase: protein MFGFGRPEVKTVVTSELEFAYEEYGAENADVVLLLHGWPYDPRSFDKVAKPLAKQGLRVIVPYLRGFGPTKYRDATIARNAQQSRLGADIVELMDALQIERATLVGYDWGGRAACVVASLWPERVRALISMNGYTVLDPQTLATKLPRTMEELAQQWYRHVMQLPLGETVLQERRVEFTKQCWEMWSPNWKFSDGTFADAAESFGNADWMATTLQQYRWRTAMIAGDPSLEEMEAKLRSKPRIAVPTIVLTGDDDPLYPLYTTEGLEAQFVGPYERVLLRKVGHCPPYEEPDAVVEATLEVMKRSR from the coding sequence ATGTTTGGATTCGGCAGGCCTGAGGTGAAGACCGTGGTAACGAGCGAGCTGGAGTTCGCCTACGAGGAGTATGGCGCGGAGAACGCCGATGTGGTGTTGCTGCTGCATGGCTGGCCGTACGATCCGCGCTCGTTCGACAAGGTGGCCAAGCCGCTCGCCAAGCAGGGACTGCGTGTGATCGTGCCCTATTTGCGAGGTTTCGGGCCGACGAAGTATCGCGACGCCACCATTGCGCGGAACGCGCAACAGTCGCGGCTCGGCGCGGACATCGTCGAGTTGATGGACGCGTTGCAGATCGAGCGGGCTACCTTGGTGGGCTATGACTGGGGCGGCCGCGCGGCATGTGTCGTGGCGTCGCTTTGGCCTGAGCGCGTGCGTGCGCTGATCTCGATGAACGGTTATACCGTGCTGGATCCGCAGACGCTGGCGACGAAGCTGCCGCGCACGATGGAGGAGTTGGCGCAGCAGTGGTATCGGCATGTGATGCAGTTGCCGCTGGGCGAAACCGTGCTGCAGGAGCGGCGCGTGGAGTTCACCAAGCAGTGCTGGGAGATGTGGTCGCCCAACTGGAAGTTCTCTGATGGCACATTCGCGGACGCGGCGGAGAGCTTCGGCAATGCGGACTGGATGGCAACGACGTTGCAGCAGTATCGCTGGCGCACGGCGATGATCGCAGGCGACCCCTCGTTGGAAGAGATGGAGGCGAAGCTCCGGAGCAAGCCCAGGATCGCTGTGCCCACGATCGTGCTCACGGGCGACGATGATCCGCTCTATCCGCTGTACACGACCGAAGGATTGGAAGCGCAGTTTGTCGGCCCGTATGAACGCGTGCTGCTGCGCAAGGTCGGACACTGTCCACCGTACGAAGAGCCGGACGCGGTCGTCGAGGCGACGCTTGAGGTGATGAAGCGATCGCGCTGA
- a CDS encoding Crp/Fnr family transcriptional regulator, whose protein sequence is MPLQRRDCLTCIARGPDCFCHLPHEALRDLQGLGRNVVLSKGQQLMHEGDEAEQVYMVCAGHLKLYASSADGKVLLLRMAGPGDVLGLASAIRGTQQKLTVEALEPCEVKSVRKPEFLRFAEKYREAGKNIANATAKEYETALVSARRLALSGSASAKLASLLFELAQLNGHDTKANAVEIPMPLTHEELGSMCGISRETVTRTLTRFAAEGSVEQLPGRLVVRDLPALEAHFS, encoded by the coding sequence TTGCCGTTGCAACGCCGAGATTGCCTTACCTGCATTGCCCGCGGGCCGGATTGCTTTTGCCATCTGCCGCACGAAGCCCTGCGCGATCTGCAGGGGCTGGGACGCAACGTGGTGCTTAGCAAAGGTCAGCAGTTGATGCACGAAGGCGATGAGGCTGAGCAGGTATACATGGTCTGTGCGGGGCACCTGAAGCTCTATGCGTCTTCTGCCGACGGCAAGGTGCTGCTGCTGCGTATGGCTGGCCCCGGGGATGTGCTCGGTCTGGCATCGGCGATCCGCGGCACACAGCAGAAGCTCACGGTGGAAGCGCTCGAGCCTTGCGAAGTAAAGTCCGTCCGCAAGCCGGAGTTCCTGCGCTTTGCGGAGAAGTATCGCGAGGCGGGCAAGAACATCGCCAACGCCACGGCGAAGGAGTACGAGACAGCACTCGTCAGCGCGCGACGTCTTGCGTTGTCTGGCTCGGCGAGCGCCAAGCTGGCCAGCCTACTCTTCGAGCTGGCGCAGCTCAACGGCCACGACACGAAGGCAAACGCGGTTGAGATCCCCATGCCGCTCACGCACGAGGAACTCGGCTCGATGTGCGGGATCTCGCGCGAAACCGTCACGCGTACACTCACTCGTTTTGCGGCGGAAGGTTCGGTCGAGCAGCTGCCCGGTCGCCTTGTAGTTCGTGATCTTCCAGCTCTTGAAGCGCATTTCAGCTAA
- a CDS encoding cytochrome c oxidase subunit I has product MSSAAVTAPLTVDRNEPAEAELNYLNASHGVKSWLLTQDHKRIAWLYLMGVTFFFIIGGLLAFMLRLELLTPQPDMMSLDTFNKVFTMHGVVMVFFVLIPAIPAVIGNFILPLMLGARDLAFPRINLLSWYCFLVAGLLLLGTVAAGGVDTGWTFTAPLSTRFVNTNVISAGLAAFVAGFSSIFTGLNFIVTVHRMRAPGLTWFRLPLFVWSHYAASIIMVLGTPVVAIAIVLVALERLVGIGIFDPAIGGDPLLFQHLFWFYSHPAVYVMLLPSMAVISEIIACFTRKRIFGYTAVAFSSVAIAVFGFLVWEHHMFIMGVSQYSALVFSLLTMLVAVPSAIKTFNWLATLYKGSITFSAPLVYALCFLGLFVIGGCTGVFLGSLGMDVHLTETYFVVAHFHFVMVGSVIMGYLGGLHFWWPKMTGRMYSEPLAKVAAIIIFIGFFFTFGPLFIVGYLGMPRRYGMYPPEWQVLNVFSTAGASVMGMGYLLTLCYLCWSLKYGKKASANPWGAYGLEWTVPSPPPVENFKEIPIVVHEAYDYEYAPQPDHDLVG; this is encoded by the coding sequence ATGAGTTCCGCAGCAGTCACCGCCCCCCTTACTGTCGATCGGAATGAGCCGGCCGAGGCCGAGCTGAATTACCTGAACGCCTCGCACGGCGTGAAGAGCTGGTTGCTCACGCAGGACCACAAGCGCATCGCGTGGCTGTACCTGATGGGCGTCACGTTCTTCTTCATCATCGGTGGCCTGTTGGCCTTCATGCTTCGCCTTGAACTGCTGACGCCGCAGCCGGACATGATGTCGCTCGACACCTTCAACAAGGTGTTCACCATGCACGGCGTGGTGATGGTCTTCTTCGTGCTCATCCCTGCGATCCCTGCGGTGATCGGCAACTTCATCCTGCCGCTGATGCTGGGCGCAAGAGACCTCGCGTTTCCGCGCATCAACCTGCTGAGCTGGTACTGCTTCCTCGTCGCAGGGTTGCTGTTGCTGGGCACTGTGGCTGCGGGCGGTGTGGATACGGGCTGGACCTTCACAGCGCCGCTCTCGACACGCTTCGTGAACACGAACGTGATCTCTGCAGGCCTGGCAGCGTTCGTCGCGGGCTTCTCGTCGATCTTCACCGGCTTGAACTTCATCGTGACGGTGCATCGTATGAGAGCACCGGGGCTTACATGGTTCCGTCTGCCGCTCTTCGTGTGGTCGCACTACGCGGCGTCGATCATCATGGTGCTCGGCACGCCGGTGGTGGCGATTGCCATCGTGCTCGTCGCCCTGGAACGCCTGGTCGGTATCGGCATCTTCGATCCTGCGATCGGTGGCGACCCTCTGCTATTCCAGCACTTGTTCTGGTTCTACTCGCACCCGGCGGTGTATGTGATGCTGCTGCCGTCGATGGCCGTGATCTCGGAGATCATCGCCTGCTTCACGCGCAAGCGCATCTTCGGCTACACCGCTGTGGCGTTCTCTTCAGTTGCGATCGCCGTCTTCGGCTTCCTGGTGTGGGAGCACCACATGTTCATCATGGGCGTCAGCCAGTACTCGGCGCTCGTCTTTTCGCTGCTCACGATGCTGGTTGCGGTGCCTTCGGCCATCAAGACCTTCAACTGGCTGGCGACTCTTTATAAAGGCTCCATCACGTTCAGCGCGCCTCTGGTCTATGCGTTGTGCTTCCTCGGTTTGTTCGTTATCGGTGGATGCACGGGCGTATTTCTTGGGTCGCTGGGAATGGATGTGCACCTGACGGAGACCTACTTCGTCGTCGCGCACTTTCACTTCGTGATGGTGGGCTCGGTCATCATGGGTTACCTCGGGGGGCTCCATTTTTGGTGGCCCAAGATGACCGGGCGCATGTATTCGGAACCGCTGGCAAAGGTCGCCGCGATCATTATCTTCATCGGCTTCTTCTTCACCTTCGGTCCGCTCTTCATCGTCGGCTACCTGGGCATGCCGCGGCGCTATGGCATGTATCCGCCGGAGTGGCAGGTGCTGAATGTCTTCTCGACCGCAGGGGCGTCGGTGATGGGCATGGGATACCTGCTCACACTCTGCTATCTCTGCTGGTCGCTGAAGTACGGCAAGAAGGCATCGGCGAATCCATGGGGAGCGTATGGACTCGAGTGGACCGTGCCTTCGCCTCCGCCGGTGGAGAACTTCAAGGAGATTCCGATCGTGGTGCACGAAGCGTACGACTACGAGTACGCGCCGCAACCGGACCACGATCTCGTCGGTTAG
- a CDS encoding GspMb/PilO family protein gives MSSSTPTLPPNSSSLAGRLPKLTERAKALLTAVNLHYAGVAALLVIVLYLIIHLFVLWNALDQNSETALSAARAQSKAAEIAAQPLRGLDSKVDRSTEDADAFYGARLPYAYSQVAAELGALAKKSGVRLTRVQYSQLPQLSGKYALTEVRMDASVSGDYRPVVQFLNALERDHTFFVISGINLTGQQTGQVNLRIRLMTYLRPSTVDESTRELVIPGNEAKPNAGGAQ, from the coding sequence ATGAGTTCTTCGACTCCGACGCTGCCGCCGAATAGTTCTTCGCTGGCAGGGCGCCTGCCCAAGCTGACCGAGCGCGCCAAGGCGCTGCTGACGGCCGTGAACCTGCACTACGCTGGCGTTGCCGCGTTGCTGGTGATCGTGCTTTACCTGATCATCCACCTCTTCGTGCTTTGGAATGCGCTGGACCAGAACAGCGAAACGGCACTCTCCGCCGCGCGGGCGCAGAGCAAGGCCGCAGAGATCGCAGCGCAGCCATTGCGCGGTCTCGATTCCAAGGTGGACCGCTCGACCGAGGACGCGGATGCGTTCTACGGCGCGCGTCTGCCGTACGCCTACTCGCAGGTGGCGGCGGAGCTTGGCGCACTGGCGAAGAAGTCCGGTGTACGCCTGACGCGTGTGCAGTACAGCCAACTGCCGCAGCTCTCGGGCAAGTATGCGCTCACCGAAGTCCGCATGGACGCAAGCGTGAGCGGCGACTACCGCCCGGTGGTGCAGTTTCTCAACGCGCTGGAGCGTGACCACACGTTCTTTGTGATCAGTGGCATCAACCTGACGGGCCAGCAGACGGGGCAGGTGAATCTTCGCATCCGCCTGATGACGTACCTGCGTCCTTCGACCGTGGATGAGTCGACGCGCGAACTGGTGATTCCGGGCAACGAAGCGAAGCCGAATGCGGGAGGTGCGCAGTGA
- a CDS encoding type II secretion system protein, translating to MLTERQLAQRARPADAESGFLLLAVIVVAAIMLITLAVAAPIVAKDLRRDKEVESEHRAQQYVRAIQLYYRKNNGYPASIKALENNNNIRYLRQKYIDPLTGKADYRLIHQGEQKTTIKSFFGKDLSSIGGGGGGLGSAAGMTSGATSAGTSSSTISAGGLAGGFDQATIGGSSGSTGPSGASGSSGSGGGMFGDSTGGVIVGVGTSRSGSSILTPNAQETYETWEFWYDPRIELLKAKVSILGGGMSSQSATGFGGSSGSTGSTGSTGSAFGTSTFGTPSGSSFGGSSGSFGSGSSTGSTQQ from the coding sequence ATGCTGACTGAACGCCAACTCGCGCAGCGCGCACGCCCCGCGGATGCGGAGTCTGGCTTTCTGCTGCTCGCGGTGATCGTCGTGGCGGCGATCATGCTGATCACGCTGGCGGTCGCCGCACCGATCGTGGCGAAGGACCTCCGCCGCGATAAGGAAGTGGAAAGCGAGCATCGCGCGCAGCAGTATGTGCGCGCGATCCAGCTTTACTACCGCAAGAACAACGGCTATCCCGCTTCGATCAAAGCGCTCGAGAACAATAACAACATCCGCTACCTGCGCCAGAAGTACATCGACCCGTTGACGGGCAAGGCCGACTATCGGCTCATCCACCAGGGCGAGCAGAAGACGACGATCAAGAGCTTCTTCGGCAAGGACCTGAGCAGCATCGGAGGCGGTGGCGGCGGCCTTGGCTCGGCGGCAGGAATGACCTCTGGCGCCACGAGCGCGGGTACAAGTTCCTCGACAATCAGCGCGGGTGGCTTGGCGGGCGGCTTTGATCAAGCGACCATCGGCGGGAGCAGCGGCTCGACGGGCCCCAGCGGTGCTTCTGGAAGCTCTGGCAGCGGCGGGGGCATGTTCGGCGACAGTACGGGCGGCGTCATCGTCGGCGTGGGCACCTCGCGTTCCGGATCGTCCATCCTGACGCCCAACGCGCAGGAGACCTACGAGACGTGGGAGTTCTGGTATGACCCGCGCATCGAGCTGCTGAAGGCCAAGGTGAGCATTCTCGGCGGCGGCATGAGCTCGCAGTCTGCGACCGGCTTTGGCGGCAGCAGCGGTTCCACCGGCAGCACCGGCTCGACGGGATCGGCCTTCGGCACAAGCACCTTCGGAACGCCTTCAGGCAGTTCTTTCGGCGGCTCGTCCGGCAGCTTCGGCAGCGGCTCCAGCACAGGCAGCACACAGCAGTAA
- a CDS encoding M24 family metallopeptidase, whose product MNLDALQTALRDNNLDGWLFYDHHHRDPIAYRILGLDANSFVSRRWFYFVPAYGQPKKLVHRIEPGKLDTLPGAKEEYSSWQELEAKLAAMLGGARTVAMQYSPRNAIMYVAMVDAGTVELVRSFGKDVRSSADLVSVFEAVLTEEQIATHYVAQQRLDGVLQAAWKKIGDDVRAGRAIGEIDVVNFLLEGIAREGLFTDHGPNCSAGPNSADSHYEPTRDSSRLIQRGDFVLIDVWAKLANDPSAIWYDITWTGVVDREPTERETLIFNTVRDARDASIAAVEKAYAEGRSIAGWEADDASRNVIREAGFGQWFTHRTGHNIAIELHGNGAHLDNLETHDERLLLPNTCFSVEPGIYFPGEFGVRSEVNMITRPGKAVVTGPRQTELVRI is encoded by the coding sequence ATGAATCTCGACGCTTTGCAAACGGCTCTTCGCGACAACAACCTCGACGGCTGGCTCTTCTACGACCACCATCACCGCGACCCCATCGCCTACCGCATCCTCGGACTGGATGCGAACAGCTTCGTATCGCGTCGCTGGTTCTATTTCGTGCCTGCGTACGGTCAGCCGAAGAAGCTCGTGCATCGCATCGAACCCGGCAAGCTCGACACGCTGCCCGGCGCAAAGGAAGAGTATTCGTCGTGGCAGGAGCTTGAGGCCAAGCTCGCTGCAATGCTCGGAGGTGCGCGCACCGTGGCGATGCAATACTCGCCGCGCAACGCCATCATGTACGTCGCGATGGTCGATGCAGGCACGGTCGAACTCGTGCGCTCCTTCGGCAAGGACGTGCGCTCGTCCGCGGACCTCGTCAGCGTCTTCGAAGCAGTGCTCACCGAAGAGCAGATCGCCACACACTACGTCGCGCAACAGCGACTCGATGGCGTGCTGCAAGCTGCATGGAAGAAGATCGGAGACGACGTGCGCGCAGGCCGCGCCATCGGCGAGATCGACGTCGTGAACTTCCTGCTTGAGGGCATCGCTCGCGAAGGCCTCTTCACCGACCACGGCCCCAACTGTTCGGCAGGACCGAACTCCGCAGACTCGCACTACGAGCCGACGCGCGATAGCTCACGCCTGATCCAGCGCGGAGACTTCGTGCTGATTGACGTATGGGCGAAGCTGGCGAATGATCCGAGCGCGATCTGGTACGACATCACGTGGACCGGCGTCGTCGATCGCGAACCCACTGAGCGCGAAACGCTCATCTTCAACACCGTGCGCGATGCTCGCGATGCTTCGATCGCAGCGGTTGAAAAAGCTTACGCGGAAGGCCGCAGCATCGCAGGCTGGGAAGCCGACGATGCCTCCCGCAACGTGATTCGCGAGGCAGGCTTCGGCCAGTGGTTCACGCACCGTACCGGCCACAATATCGCCATCGAACTGCACGGCAACGGCGCGCACCTCGACAACCTCGAGACACACGACGAACGCCTGCTGCTGCCGAACACCTGCTTCTCCGTCGAGCCGGGCATTTACTTCCCCGGCGAGTTCGGCGTGCGCAGCGAGGTAAACATGATCACGCGGCCCGGCAAGGCCGTCGTGACCGGGCCGCGACAAACGGAACTTGTGCGGATCTAA